A region of Oryctolagus cuniculus chromosome 3, mOryCun1.1, whole genome shotgun sequence DNA encodes the following proteins:
- the LOC127491523 gene encoding translation machinery-associated protein 7-like: protein MSGREGSKKEPLRQPKRQAKEMGEEDQAFKPKQREEQKKLGKLKAKAIGRGPLATGGIKKSGKKQAAPGACRDDAFDSVPIQTSGHLATASFAT from the coding sequence ATGTCTGGCCGGGAGGGCAGCAAGAAGGAGCCCCTGAGACAGCCCAAGAGGCAGGCCAAGGAGATGGGTGAGGAGGATCAGGCTTTCAAGCCAAAACAAAGGGAGGAGCAGAAGAAACTGGGAAAGCTGAAAGCTAAGGCCATTGGGAGAGGCCCCTTGGCCACAGGTGGAATTAAGAAATCTGGCAAAAAGCAAGCTGCTCCTGGTGCCTGCAGAGATGATGCCTTTGACTCAGTTCCTATTCAAACATCTGGACACCTAGCTACGGCATCTTTTGCCACCTAG